CCAGTGGGAATCAATGCTATGCATGCTACGAACAGCTCTTTCTGATCCTAGCAGAGTATATGAGGCTCGCGGGCAGAGGATAACAAAGAATAGGGGAAACTACAGGTTTTACTTTCCAGTATGCATCTGGACCTGGACATCTTTCGGCCTCATTAATATGGGAGTCAATAATTTTTTGAGAGGGGCTTTTGCAGGACTATCATTGTAGCGTTGAATATTATGTCAGTCACCATTTGGTGCGAGAGAGCACAGCAAGAGTCGGAAAGAGGCGCGTGGCTACGCTTCGACTTGATACTCTAGACAGGAGTTCATCCAAATGGAGAGGAGCAGATATCCTTGTTTTTAACAGCGCTCATTGGTGGTCACACCACAAAACTAAAGCTGGGTAAGTGCACCTTTTAGAGCTTCTGTGAATTTAGTATATGATTGGAAGACTCTACTTAGTCTTTTTTTCCCTCCCTTGATGATGATTATTGCAAGGTGGGTTGTTAAGCAAAAACTGGTAGGTGAAAACAGGAACACAAGTTTAAGAGGTATCTTAAACCAAACTTACTTGGATGACACTAGAATTTATTTGAAGCAACCTCTTATGAGGCTAAAACAATAGCTGTGAAACATAGACTAATAGCACTTAATGTGTTGTCATCCTTCTCATTTTATTCTAGCTACACAAATATTTGAGTGGGGTTAACAAATCAAAGAGTTAAGAATTTTCTACATGGATTAAGAAcataataataaatcacaaaatgATCAGGTTGCTAGCGGAAGAGGTTGTTGCAGTTCACTGGGATGGAACAATTAAAGGAGGATGGAGTCTAAAGGGGATTGCCAGGAGGATGTAGGATAGCAGGCAGAAACGCTATGTGATGAATGGCTTACAGAAAGAGAGCCTGAAGCAAAGCAGGGAGATTGTGAataatttaaagtaaaatttgaTTAATATACAATAATCCATACCTTATTTATGTACATGTGTGAAACTCTAGTGGGACAGATTGACCCAATAAGTTTATTTTGACTATGCCCCTGATTCTTTCCCTTTTGTTTGGATCTTATGATTTTCCATGAATCCATTCTTTCAATCCTTGCTGAATTAAATATCCTATTCCTACCATCTAGACTTTTTGTTGAAACTCTTGATTCAATAAGAGAATTCTTAAAGATCCCCAAAACCACTGCAGAACTCTCATGCATGTGCCAAGGGAACATGTCAATCTTGAAAAGGTTCCAGCTCCACAAACCAAAGACCTAATGAACAATTCAATTACATCAAGAAGGATCTTGTAAAATATTTATAGCAAAATTCTAAGCCCTATGCTTTGTTTGGTTcatggaattgaattgaattgatgAATAATATAATATAGTTAATCCTGGGGAAAGGAATAGGAATATGTTTTTCTTATTTTGACTCATGGAATTAAATAGATTGATCATCTTCATTCCTATGTTTAGTTTGAGCAATGCTATAATTGTTTACAAGGAATAAGTCTCAACAATGATAAAGTATCCCTATAAGTAATAGATAACAACTCCTCGGCTTCTAAAGCCCTCCTGGTTCATTGGCCCACCCAACCCATCCGCTCCATCCATGTGAATTGGTATATGCCAAGTTAATTTCATAACTAAAGATAGGAATACTGTTGCTACATATACGAGGAAGAGAATATTCTTGTGAAGCTAACACACTGTTAGTTTTGCATCTCAAGTAACCAATGTGATTTCTCTGAGACTTCTCatgtgacaattttttttttttttttttttgcttcaaagGCTACAATCATAGAGATACTAGGGGTCCTTTTCTGAAATGTAAGATTTTTGGAGTTTTGTAAGCATACAAATACAAGAGGTCCCTTTGCATCGAACTCAAGTATGAGCGAACACTCTTGCCACACCATAACACAACAaagtcttttcccactaggtggggtcggctgtatgaatccttttacgccattgatcTCTagctcctattatatcatcatctatatttaaataaattttatcttattttattgttgttaatcaagtcttttttggtcttcctcttcctcgtttgatatgcatgtttatcatagtttcacatcgcctaactgaagcatttattggtcgtctaagtacatgtccgtaccatatCAAACGTgtttctcggagtttttcctcaatagatgcaattccgactttctctctaatgctctcatttcttattttgtctgtcctcgtatgtccacacatccaccttaatatcctcatctctataactctcatcttctgctcatgtgctcgagtcatagcctaacattcaactccatataacatagcaggtctaattgcgattttatagaacttacctttaagtttaagaggtactttacagtcacataaaacactcgacgctcccctccatttcacccatcttgcttgtattctatgtaagacatctctctcaatcccacCATAACACATGTTTACAAATTAGCCTAGCCTTGTTCCGAAGgctacataaaatattaatttgtaaATAATACTGTCTAAACCGTTGGGGTTCACTCTTGAagtgaaaatgtttttttttgaaatattataaTATCTATGAAATTATTAGGAAGGCATCTACTGGTCGTCGTATGAAATGCCTAGGGTTTTCCTCTTCTTAAGCACCCATCAAAGTCTCTGGTATGAATAAAGATTACCAGAAGAAAGATTTTCACTACTCTATAACTTCCCtgtaaataaaaatgtataacaAACATTCCCTTCAAAAATCAGATATGCTTCTGAAGTCATTTGCCTTGTGAAAGTTCATTTGGATCCTTTATTTTTTTATGCGTTGGAGAATGTTCAGCTTGATCCATAACATTTTTCATGCAAAACTTACCATAACTATTTGTAGGACTTGCACTGAATTTTGATGCATTACGCTGCGAACAATTAAACATACTTTTAGTTGTCCTTATGTTTGAAGTAGCGTTGTAATTCTTAtaagtattttaaattttgtgaCACGTTTATCTTTATTCTACCCATATTTATTTAAAGGTTGTTTGTCAAATGAGTAAAAGGATTTGAATAAGCATCATTCTTCACTTGTTACTACTGCACTAAGATTATCATGCCAAACGAAGAATATCCTTACTTACTGAATCTCTTAAAACTGAACTCAGTTTTACTGGTCCTTGACAGTGTGAATTACTACCAGGAAGGAAACCTAGTGCATCCTCGCCTTGATGTCTCCACTGCCTTTAGGAAAGCTCTATCAACTTGGGCAATGTGGGTTGATCAACATTTCATTCCCGGCAAAACTCAAGTCTTCTTCAGAAGTTCAGCACCATCACATTTCAGGTATAGACATCAAAAGCTATGGTACaagcaatgttttttttttttttttgcatacaaTAACTTCATGGCCTCTGTTATAGTTAAATATAAAACACATTAGGATTTAACACAGCTATTGTTTTAATAATGTTCTGTTACACAGCGGTGGCGAATGGAATTCTGGAGGCCACTGCAAAGAGAGCATCCGTCCGCTGAACGAGACCTTTGTCAGAGTTCCTGAGAAAAATTTTATCTTGGAGGAAATAGTAAGGAAAATGAGAACTCCCGTAACTATTCTCAACATCACTAATCTATCTGGACATCGAATCGATGGCCATCCATCTATTTATGGGAGAACCCATGTAAGAGGACCGCCGATCGGCATTCAAGATTGCAGCCATTGGTGTCTTCCTGGAGTCCCTGATACTTGGAATGAGTTACTCCATTTCTATTTGTTATTAAGACACAAGCCAACATTTACAAGCTAAGTATTACTCGAACAAGGATGCGATAagattattgattttttttttccaggaGATTATAATTTTTGACAAATTCACATGTTTCCATTGCTTGTAATTTTGCCCAATGTAGCAAATTGCATTGCAGTATTCGAAATGACATGGTGTTCTGTTTTTTAATGAGTCGACTTGATCAAACTATCAACATATACTCCATTTGCCCTAGTGCCAACCTTGGTTCCATCCCAAGTTTGACCCATGCCTCTGTTCAGTTATCTCCCGCCAACCGACCGACCAATAATAACAGCTTTTCCGCCTTTCATTCTCTTCCTCCCGCCTTTGACCGGCCTCATTTCCCGGCAAATCTTCCTGCTCTTTCTCATTTGCCAACCAAACAAATGGTTTTGAGCAGCCAATGTAACGTCCACACCACCGGAGAGAGAGCGCAGAGAGGCTAATCAAAAGTCTCTCTCTGCTCTCGTCTCTTCTCCCTTCGTATGGACTGATCTATTCCGATTCCATTCATTTCCCGATTGGAGAACAAACACCATGAAATCCTTCGGTTGTCTCTTTTTTCTGCATTTTTTCATTCTACTTTTTCCATTTCTCGCCGCCGACGGCGCTTATGTTCCCTCCGATCAGATCCTCTTTGATTGCGGCTCCTCCTCGGAGGCCGCCGACGCCGACGGCCGCAAATGGCTGGCCGACTCCACCTCCACGTCCACCCTCACGTCCAAGAACTCGAACCCCGCCACCGCCGCGTTTCAAGACCCGTCTCTCCCCTCCGCCGTCCCCTACATGACCGCGCGCATCTTCTCCTCGGAATCCACCTACAAGATCGCCGTCAACAAGTCCGAACGCCACTGGGTGCGCCTTCATTTCTACCCCTCCACCTACGACGACCTCCCGCCGGAGAACTCCTACTTCTCCGTCTCCACCGCGGACGGCATCACTCTCCTCAAGAATTTCAGTGCCTACGTCACAGCAGAGGCCCTCACGCAGGCCTACATTGTCAAAGAATTCTCCCTCTTGCCGTCCTCCGACGGCAGCATCAGCCTCACCTTCACGCCTTCCGACATGTACAATGGCTCCTTCGCTTTCGTCAACGGCATCGAGGTCGTGTCGATGCCTGACATCTTCGACGAGCCGGCCCAACTGATCGGCTTCTCCGATCAAAATGTGGAGGTCGGCACCTCTGCGCTGCTGACGATGTATCGGCTCAATGTCGGAGGCCAGTACATACCAGCGACCAATGACTCCGGCCTCAGCCGGACTTGGTACGACGACTCCCCTTACCTCTACGGTGCTGGTTTCGGCGTCACCTTCTCGGCAATTGACGAGCTCCAGTACCAAGATGGATCGCCGGAGTTCATCGCCCCCGCCGACGTCTACCAGACGGCGAGGTCTATGGGCCCCGATCCAAAGGTCAACATGAACTACAATCTCACGTGGATTTTCCAAATCGACGCCAACTTCACCTACATCGTCCGCTTCCACTTCTGCGAGCTCCAGATGACCAAGGTTAACCAGAGGGTATTCGACATCTTCATCAACAATCGCACCGCTCAAGAGCAGGCCGACGTCATTGGTTGGACCTCCGAGAAGGACGTCCCGATGCACAAGGACTACGCGGTGTACGTCGCCGATCAGCCCGGTGAAGACCAGATATGGGTGGCACTGCACCCCTCTGTCTCGGCCAAACCAGAGTACTACGACTCCATTCTCAACGGATTGGAGATCTTTAAGGTGAGCGACACTACTGGAAACTTGGCAGGTCCCAACCCCGAGCCCTCTGCTCTAATGGCGGAAGCGGAATTGGAGGCGGATCGGCTCAGCTTCCAGTCTGAATCCACCGGCAAGCAGCATATAATCAGCAGCGCGGCAGGTGGAGTTGCAGCTGCCAGCGTCGCCCTTGCCATTTTCCTTGTTGTCCACCAGCGAAAGAAGAGGATGGACGCAAATGACTCAGCCGGTGGCAACTGGCTTCCTCTCTACGGTGGCAACTCTTACACGGGAAGCTCCACAGTCTCCGGCAAGAGTACCACGAGCAGCCATTTGTCGAACTTGGCCGCGAATTGCAGGTATTTCTCCTTCCCGGAGATCAAGAAGGCAACCAAGAGCTTCGACGAGTCGCTTGTCATCGGAGTCGGAGGATTCGGCAAAGTCTACAAAGGAATCATTGACGAGGGAACTAAAGTGGCGATCAAGAGATCCAACCCTTCTTCGGAGCAAGGTGTGAATGAGTTCCAAACCGAGATAGAGATGCTCTCGAAGCTAAGGCACAAGCATTTGGTCTCCCTCATCGGCTTCTGCGAAGAGAACGAAGAGATGATCTTAGTTTACGACTACATGGGACATGGCACTCTCAGGGAGCATCTTTACAAGTGCAACAAGCCTCCCCTGTCATGGAAGCAGAGGCTGGAGATATCCATCGGAGCTGCTCGAGGGCTTCACTACCTCCACACGGGTGCAAGATACCCCATCATTCACAGAGACGTGAAGACCACCAACATACTGTTGGACGAGAATTGGGTGGCCAAGGTTTCCGATTTCGGGCTGTCGAAGACTGGCCCGACGATGAACCAATCTCATGTCAGCACGGTGGTGAAGGGCAGCTTCGGCTACCTCGATCCAGAGTACTTCAGGAGACAGCAACTGACCGACAAATCCGACGTCTATTCATTTGGGGTGGTTCTGTTCGAGGTGCTGTGTGCGAGGGCAGCCTTGAACCCGAGCCTTCCGAGGGAGCAGGTCAGCCTTGCGGACTGGGCACTACACTGCAAGAAGAAGGGAGTTCTTGCAGACATCATCGATCCCCATCTCGAAGGGAAGATCAGCCAGGAGTGCTTGGAGAAGTTCACCGAAACGGCGGAAACATGTCTGTCGGACCATGGAGTCGACCGGCCTTCCATGGGCAGTGTGTTGTGGAACCTTGAGTACGCACTTCAGCTGCAAGAAAGCTTTGAGAGTGGAAAGCCCATCGCCGAGGAGGGTGATGTTAAACCTGCGTCAGTTGCTACCCAAACTGACACCTTTATCGCTGGAAGGGAACATAGTGAGGAGGTAGACGATGGCCTCAGCAACACTGCCGTGTTCTCCCAGATGGTTAATCCTACTGGAAGATAAAAAGTATCATGCTCCTGCTTCGCCAAAACAGCGTAAACTGctgtttaattttatttgcatTCATATTGCAAACTGTTTGTTTGAATTTGATAAAATTTTGTCTGCTCGTTCTACCAACTTGATCGTGTATTCTGTGATTAATACTGGTGCTGTGAGTTTGTAATGGTCATAGATATGATATGCTGACCGAACACATTCTGTATATCTTCGTTCTGTAATTATTTTctttagaaaaaaaagagaatattTTTGATTACTATAAATTCTGATGGAACACATCATCCCGTATGTTTGCCTCAAGCCGAACAACAATCGCCCATCGAAGCAATTAGTATCTTCTTTGGTCCAGATAAGGCCCAGGTCCTTATGGAGCGTGGGGACACATTTATTAAACGACCAAAACGtactttttttatttaaaaataaataaattttataatccaGTATACAGTTGTCACATATACATTTTCTATTGGTCATCAATGTTAGGATAGATAGTGAActtatttaaatttgatattGCAGTTGAAAAATTTAGAGTGTGTTTGTTTGACacgtgtgttttttatttttatttttttgaaaaatatgtattttttgaaaaatgatgtTTGAGTTAAATTTTTCatacttagttttttaaaaaaataactagcattttttagaaaaatagagaatgacaaaaaATCATTTTCTGTTTTATAGAAAATGtacatttttcagaaaatgaaaatggaaaacacacgaaccaaacacacccttaatgTCGTAGTGAAAAGTTAGAAATAATATTAATATCTTAATTTTATTTGATCTCTGTTTTTTTTAGTGATTAATTTAAGGATTTGACTCTTACAATTTAATCATACATAAAACCCCTCCTTGGACATTATTACCGGAAGGTGGAGAAATATCATATCAGTTGTTCtcataggaaaaaaaaaaatacaagcaaCACCAAAACTAATGAAAAATGAAAGCACAACCCTTTATAATGATCCTTTGCTTTAGATGCTTACTTGTCACTTTAGATTGCCTTTTGATAGTTGAAAATATAATAGTACTCCTTTAAACCTCAAAAATTAGTTGAAACAAGTTGTTATTCAAATTTTCTCGAAAATCCTTTTTCTAGGATTGCTTCGATATCTTCTAatcgattgacttaccttcaatcgattaTCACGTTAGCTTGACCATTCAAAACTTGAAAAGTAACTCTTTTTTACCTGACTAATCGATTGGTAAGTCATACCAATCTATTTAATAGTTTCTAATTGATTGCTCAATCGATTCAGAAGTTTTATGTTCTTCTCGAGAATCTCTCAATCAATTTCTCAATTGATTCCAACACCTATTTTGTTGTCGCGAACATGcttcaatcgattaccctaatcgattggtgaagcctgaatcgattgccccaatAGATTCCAAGTCTTTCTATTCTCACGTGAAAACAcccttaatcgattaccctaatcgattaataTAAGGCCTAATTGATTAAACAATCGATTCAGAGTCTTATTATGCTTCGCAAAAGCCTCTCAATCGATTAGGCAATCAGCCTAATCGATTGGAACAGGTTCTAATCAATTAGGAAATTTGTCTGATCGATTGACCTTGGGCCAATCGATTGTCCAACTCCAAACTCTTAACTCGAGTTTAGGGTTCTTTTGCCCAACCCTAAAGTCATCTGTGACTCATTGGGACTTCTAGTTGTCtggcatccggtcaaccttgacatgccgggacttcttcaccaagtatccggtcaacccttgacccacttggactttccatctcatGCCAACTTCCCATTGGACTTTTGATCACTAAGTGTTCAGTCAACCTTTAACCCAATTAGGTTATTCCTTTACCTAGCACTGCTAGGACTTCCACTGCCTAGTTCTCAAGTAAGTCTTTACTGCCTAGCTACGCTAGGACTTCCATTATTGCCTAACTCCGCTAGGATTTCCATTGCTTAGTTTCCAACTAGGTCTTCATTGCATAGCCTCgctaggactttcattgtctaGTTCCTAACTAGGTCTTCACTGCCTAGACCCACTAGAACTTCTACTACCTTGCTTCGCTCACTAAAGTTTTTTCGttgtctaacctccaattaggacttctcgTTGTCTAATCAGCAgttaggatttttcaaataagtatttgctcctcttgacctacttgatttctCACTACCTAGCCCCGCTAGGACTTAtattatctagcttcactcactaggatttttttcgttgcctaactttcagttaggattttcccagGTATCCAGTCCTCCCGGTCTTGACCGACTTaacttctctctcacatattgtcaaatatcgaaactcaagctcgagccaactcgagcttagtcaaattgatcaatcttgaTCCGAGgacaattgcaccaataatctcgatcttgttttgatatttgataatatgtttaagttaaactAACTCATATTAGTCCAACTCCCTTCTTCATTCCATGTCAAAGCATAAATGAGGATTTCCTAACTTGAACCTTATATTTTTCTCcgcctttgacacacatcaaaaatcttCTCCCCAAGATTCATCATTTTATTATTCAAACTTcacaataaaggtctcatacccttccaTTGTCTctaatactcaaccttgagcattcatcCATCATCATGCCTTTAAGGAGAACATCTTCCTCAAAGCATACTTCAACTTCTATCATTGTATTAACAATTATTTGAAGCTTCTAAACTTTTAGAAAGTTCCAAAATTTAAAAGCatgaggttaaaaattcaatattaaatttaaacttcctcCTTAACtctaaattagttttctttaacCATTCATTTCTCATTTTTATTAAGAAAATTACCCTTAAATGCTTACTCAAGTACTTTAAAGTGTTAGGAATAGTTAAATTGACTAAACGTGATTTAATGGACTTAAATCTGACAATTTTATCAAACACAGTTGATACGGCGATAAAAGTGGACACCCTAAAAAAATGGGTCAAAATGGAAAAAATTGGCTGACTTAgcgatcaaagtcaagaagaggtCAAAGGTACCAACAATAGTAGGGGCATGCCCAAACGTGTCACATGGTCTGTCGGACGTGAGCATCCAGCCGGGCCTCCCGCTCGACAAGACTTTATGTCTCAACTTGAGACAAGCAGGTAATCCTCATGGCCAAGCATTGAGTAACCCGACCGACGACCTCAACCAATTAGGGATGTGGGTTGATCGGGCATGCTATTCCTTTAAGGTCAAGGAAGAGGTCGagtgtgttagattttgagggatgcccTAAGATAATCGCCTTATggtttttactatttatttaatatatatatatatatatattcactatttgagtgcacattCTCTATGTGTAtaattggatcttaaactcacgTATTAAATGTCtgtgatgttagttagagccctagagccaatcatttgatgattgttgtatggactcgttgtatcatattcttatgtatataaagacattttttttatggttattatgcttacttgtattggtgtcaaataactaagtataatagtgtccttgagtaaaaggttcttacctatattaatcgattggttgaatcgatattgagatgatatagggaaaactactcttaatcattcctagtcaagtattaacattcagggataatgttaatgcgacgagactagcatgtaggtcaacttgatgacttgatctcacaagttatggatatggagatatcaagttgacacatgggtatgcattgaagaatgtatattgaatgactcgccatgagaaagtatcatggatcgttatatgagtgtcatatactttctcatgtggctattagtatgactattaatccttggacctgaagtcaccatggttccctacataaggagttacatactttggattcgtcaaacgtcacccgtaactgagtggactataaaggcgattactgggtatgtaacaaattatacggagggatgtgagtgatatagatgagatctatccctcctatatgatgggagtgacatcattattcttgatagagtgagaccactaagtgcatgaccatgcccaaatgagttaatatgagatgttgagttcatttgattgagtgagtctacttgggattcaagatttagattgattagaggataacacggtctatgccttatattgatcaatctagatgtcaaggataaaaggacacttgtcatatattgtgaggggtcacaattagtagtcacaaggtgatgttggatctcaacattcttgtaacttgggtagtaatgatgtgttgctagataccgctcattacttatgtttctaaatgggtttaagagcattgtcaacgttacaagaacatatagggtcacacacaaagggcaattagatgaagattaggttcatatgatgaaccaagaggattaggttcatgtgatgaaccaaattggattaaaagcaatccaaagtaaactaattgagttggactcaatttggttcatgtgttaaatgagtctaatttggacttagactcgttgagccaatttaattcaatgaatagagattcattaaattaaaattgacttgaaccaatggttagatttgatcaaccatgggagagaagtggtcaagtttgactcaacttgagaggaagatgaaaggtcaagtttgacttgaccattgccacctcatttgtgagttgacattaagtggactaatgatgatgtgccacatcatcaaggctagcacatgtatgtgccacctcatgagggagatcaagagttatgactcttgaaatcccatggaggtttataagcctcaaaaaggtggtcggccacttaattcaCAAATGTGAGCttcatttggttttggtaacctccttcttcttcctctctacctttcttctctccctctcctccaccattgttgatcctctaaggttgctagcacatctttagaggttctttccatagatttgttcgtgtggatacacatagagggttgtacacttgacaaccttgagatccggcgaaccttggacgagcgggatttgcgaagggcatcgcatcaagggtaaactcttttctttgtagatctattgtagatctaggttagagaaactcgtacacatagaaaatttttatttataacttcgcacggatccggtggcatgggattcggggttttcgcaacgcaaaaagcggtttttgcggcccgaaaaatccaacagtggtatcagagccacgtgcaaagtgTGTATGagtttcgtttgtatttttatgaaaaatatcagttctgaaactttctgtaaatttatgatttttatgtattttatgggtatttttctcgtagaagtgaagcaacaagtgtttgaacacttgtaggcttcgactaccgagaaacacctttcgaatcggcaaggtctcgcccaataCATTTTGGGGCAGCGacttaaggcgctgtaggattgcttacaaacacttgcgatggttatatcgcaagtaggggtgctgcccctaaccccgcaaggggcttcgttccgcgattgcgtccgaaaaTCGCTAATTGAGACCGTCGgaaagttgcgactcataaaatcataaaaatattagaaaaaattatagaaatttatggaaatcacataatttagaattatgtatcattttgtgatgggcATGGCctaaagaacccaatttgattgaaaatatgtgttgtaattcataatattgCTTGTGcgtcattttgtgtgtttgtgcgtgttgtacttgattcgtgacctgcgcgtcgtgcccttctatttatattcctgttgtaaaatagttttagactcgaatgtaactcgagtttcaccttttgtaatgtataaaattagagcggtggaaggtccactcgagacagagttacgcggagggtgcgagcaacacatgacggtcaaagggaggagcttgaggaagctattgaccctaggttaatcaaccgatcttctcattggcttgagaagatcgtagtagggccatgactaatcacaaaatttaattaattgcttgtgtgtgtgtatgtgatgcatgctagattagtaattaattagtgcctcaatgattagattagatctaaatcgcgcacatgatgcacctccacgattagattagatttaaatcgagtatatgatacatatcgtcgattagattagatctcaattgcgtcaactcgaaatgcctaccatgcagtgatacccatcactacctcgatcacatgttgttgttgaatctgccaaagcagagtaacatatattatcttggtagggtgcggagggacaatcttggtcccacccatcaacgcatgggtgagtacaactcaattagattgagtaactagttaactcaattggatcgagtttaactataggcattttccaa
This genomic stretch from Zingiber officinale cultivar Zhangliang chromosome 7A, Zo_v1.1, whole genome shotgun sequence harbors:
- the LOC122000910 gene encoding receptor-like protein kinase ANXUR1 is translated as MKSFGCLFFLHFFILLFPFLAADGAYVPSDQILFDCGSSSEAADADGRKWLADSTSTSTLTSKNSNPATAAFQDPSLPSAVPYMTARIFSSESTYKIAVNKSERHWVRLHFYPSTYDDLPPENSYFSVSTADGITLLKNFSAYVTAEALTQAYIVKEFSLLPSSDGSISLTFTPSDMYNGSFAFVNGIEVVSMPDIFDEPAQLIGFSDQNVEVGTSALLTMYRLNVGGQYIPATNDSGLSRTWYDDSPYLYGAGFGVTFSAIDELQYQDGSPEFIAPADVYQTARSMGPDPKVNMNYNLTWIFQIDANFTYIVRFHFCELQMTKVNQRVFDIFINNRTAQEQADVIGWTSEKDVPMHKDYAVYVADQPGEDQIWVALHPSVSAKPEYYDSILNGLEIFKVSDTTGNLAGPNPEPSALMAEAELEADRLSFQSESTGKQHIISSAAGGVAAASVALAIFLVVHQRKKRMDANDSAGGNWLPLYGGNSYTGSSTVSGKSTTSSHLSNLAANCRYFSFPEIKKATKSFDESLVIGVGGFGKVYKGIIDEGTKVAIKRSNPSSEQGVNEFQTEIEMLSKLRHKHLVSLIGFCEENEEMILVYDYMGHGTLREHLYKCNKPPLSWKQRLEISIGAARGLHYLHTGARYPIIHRDVKTTNILLDENWVAKVSDFGLSKTGPTMNQSHVSTVVKGSFGYLDPEYFRRQQLTDKSDVYSFGVVLFEVLCARAALNPSLPREQVSLADWALHCKKKGVLADIIDPHLEGKISQECLEKFTETAETCLSDHGVDRPSMGSVLWNLEYALQLQESFESGKPIAEEGDVKPASVATQTDTFIAGREHSEEVDDGLSNTAVFSQMVNPTGR